A section of the Candidatus Omnitrophota bacterium genome encodes:
- a CDS encoding RNA polymerase sigma factor: MKLQAGDAAAIEEVFAQYKKPLFNYALRVAGNRADAEDVVSEVFLALSSHKYSPRPDIKFSTWAYAVAHNFAISIIRKRKTTVSFWFQNQDDETEELQIADTSNLPNAVAQERENAVLVKRAIGHLNLAQKEAIILREYHSLSYDEISQVMNITLEKVKILIFRAREQLKKELLSFLREELP; this comes from the coding sequence ATGAAGTTGCAAGCCGGAGATGCCGCGGCGATAGAAGAGGTTTTTGCGCAGTATAAAAAGCCGCTTTTCAACTACGCTCTTCGAGTCGCAGGTAACCGCGCTGATGCCGAAGATGTGGTTAGCGAAGTTTTCCTCGCCCTTTCTTCTCATAAATATTCTCCGCGTCCTGATATCAAATTTTCCACATGGGCCTATGCTGTCGCGCATAATTTTGCTATTTCGATAATCCGAAAACGTAAAACAACTGTTTCATTCTGGTTTCAAAACCAAGACGACGAAACTGAAGAGCTTCAGATCGCCGATACGAGTAATTTACCTAATGCGGTAGCACAAGAAAGAGAAAATGCCGTGCTGGTCAAAAGAGCCATCGGACACCTTAATCTTGCACAAAAAGAAGCCATTATTCTAAGAGAATACCATAGCCTCAGTTACGACGAGATCAGTCAAGTCATGAATATTACGCTTGAAAAAGTCAAAATCCTTATTTTTCGCGCCAGGGAACAATTAAAAAAAGAACTCCTGTCTTTCCTAAGGGAGGAATTGCCATGA
- a CDS encoding von Willebrand factor type A domain-containing protein has product MIEHKKIQELISSYVDGEVSGQEKTLVEEHIKNCSMCMKQYNQLKRISHSLKSWPDENISPDLEQKIQKNLLDKKEREGSIMRNNKRWASIASTVTIVLVLLFSAQLYTKRGIQGRLELAQITPNTVSIMKGTQGVLRSATDNIGGQYSPQLAFNQNKSLSRSTEPELLSKNYPISNGIARSEHGTNVFFGGRSDITRDAGGYQSYSSSESLYPHPNYYVPAYPAYPEQNTEGYDNIQDNGFLEAQNNPLSTFSIDVDTASYSNIRRFITNNQLPPADAVRIEEMINYFEYDYPQPTDEHPFSVNTEISACPWNTQHNLVLIGLQGKEIPTNNLPPSNLVFLIDVSGSMANANKLPLVQQAMALLVERLRPQDRVAIVVYAGTSGLVLNSTSGAEKSTILNAVYSLRAGGSTAGAAGIQLAYRVAEENFVQDANNRVILATDGDFNVGVSNDIELVKIIEEKRNKGIFLTILGFGSGNYKDSKMEKLADKGNGNYAYVDTLAEAKKVFVDDLTSTLYTIAKDVKLQIEFNPAQVKAYRLIGYENRLLNKEDFNDDKKDAGELGAGHTVTALYEIVLSGSGENFPTVDPLKYQETVTRPSNDLLTVKLRYKNPKEDASKLLSKTLTKDALGEKGVSDNFQFASAVAEFGLLLRNSPHKANASFEQVLQRARAAIGEDPQGYRLEFAALVEKARIIKNNLPIIIPYQLENNVDHLNLPDHYQRYEK; this is encoded by the coding sequence ATGATAGAACACAAAAAAATACAAGAACTTATCTCGTCCTATGTTGACGGGGAAGTTTCCGGTCAAGAAAAAACACTCGTTGAAGAGCATATTAAGAACTGCTCTATGTGCATGAAGCAATACAACCAGCTCAAGCGAATCTCTCACTCGCTTAAAAGCTGGCCAGACGAAAACATCTCTCCCGATCTCGAACAGAAGATCCAAAAGAATCTTCTCGATAAAAAAGAAAGGGAGGGCAGTATCATGCGTAATAATAAAAGATGGGCTAGCATCGCCAGCACAGTTACCATTGTTTTGGTTTTGCTTTTTTCTGCACAGCTTTATACTAAGCGAGGAATACAGGGTCGGTTAGAACTTGCGCAAATTACACCTAATACAGTGTCGATAATGAAAGGAACTCAGGGAGTCTTGAGAAGTGCGACAGACAATATAGGTGGCCAATATTCGCCCCAGCTAGCGTTTAATCAAAACAAATCGCTCAGCCGTAGCACGGAGCCGGAGCTCCTCAGCAAGAATTATCCTATCAGCAATGGTATTGCACGGTCCGAGCATGGAACGAACGTTTTTTTCGGAGGACGGTCAGACATAACACGAGACGCGGGTGGCTATCAATCCTATTCCTCGTCCGAAAGCTTATATCCTCATCCAAATTACTATGTTCCAGCTTACCCCGCTTATCCCGAACAAAATACGGAAGGATACGACAATATCCAGGACAATGGGTTTTTGGAAGCGCAGAACAATCCTTTATCAACATTTTCCATTGACGTGGATACAGCTTCCTACAGCAACATCCGCCGCTTCATCACTAATAATCAACTTCCTCCGGCTGATGCGGTCCGCATTGAAGAGATGATCAATTATTTTGAGTACGACTATCCTCAACCAACCGATGAGCATCCGTTTTCCGTTAATACAGAAATATCAGCTTGTCCTTGGAATACTCAACATAATCTCGTTTTGATCGGGCTCCAGGGCAAAGAAATTCCGACAAACAATTTACCGCCAAGCAATTTGGTCTTCCTGATCGATGTTTCTGGGTCTATGGCAAACGCGAATAAACTGCCACTCGTGCAGCAAGCTATGGCACTTTTGGTTGAACGTTTACGCCCGCAGGATAGAGTAGCCATTGTTGTGTATGCTGGGACATCCGGCCTCGTTTTGAACTCAACGTCAGGTGCTGAAAAATCAACCATTTTGAATGCGGTCTACTCATTACGTGCCGGCGGGAGCACCGCGGGCGCGGCAGGAATTCAGCTTGCTTACCGTGTTGCCGAAGAAAATTTTGTCCAGGACGCCAATAATCGCGTTATTTTGGCAACAGATGGTGATTTTAACGTCGGTGTTTCCAATGATATCGAGCTTGTTAAGATCATTGAAGAAAAACGCAATAAAGGGATCTTTTTAACCATTCTTGGTTTTGGGTCGGGAAATTATAAAGATTCTAAAATGGAAAAGCTCGCCGATAAAGGAAACGGAAACTACGCGTACGTGGACACACTCGCCGAGGCCAAGAAGGTATTTGTTGATGACCTAACGTCAACACTATATACAATTGCCAAAGATGTTAAATTGCAAATTGAATTTAATCCGGCTCAGGTGAAAGCCTACCGTCTTATCGGATATGAAAATAGGCTTCTCAATAAAGAGGATTTCAATGATGACAAAAAAGATGCCGGTGAGTTAGGGGCAGGACACACCGTAACCGCGCTTTACGAGATTGTTCTGAGCGGTTCAGGTGAAAATTTTCCAACGGTAGATCCGCTCAAATATCAGGAAACGGTAACAAGGCCCAGCAACGATCTATTAACAGTGAAGCTGCGATATAAAAATCCTAAGGAGGATGCCAGCAAGCTTCTTTCAAAAACATTAACAAAAGACGCTCTTGGAGAAAAGGGTGTTTCGGATAACTTTCAATTTGCGTCGGCTGTTGCTGAATTCGGCCTTCTCTTGAGAAATTCTCCGCATAAGGCGAACGCGTCTTTTGAACAAGTCTTGCAACGCGCACGCGCCGCGATAGGAGAAGACCCTCAAGGTTACCGATTAGAATTTGCAGCCTTGGTTGAGAAGGCAAGAATTATCAAGAACAATCTGCCAATAATCATTCCCTATCAACTAGAAAATAATGTTGATCATCTGAACCTGCCTGATCATTATCAGCGTTATGAGAAATAA
- the glpK gene encoding glycerol kinase GlpK encodes MIKKYILAIDQGTTGSRAFVFDVKGRIIANSYKEFKQFFPKPGWVEHDADEIWNSCAAVIKQALRKGNVKPQQILTIGITNQRETTVIWDRKTSKPVSRAIVWQCRRTAKTCEELKAKGLQDVFRKKTGLVLDPYFSGTKIKWLLDNVPGLRRRAQNGEVCFGTIDSWLIWKLTGGKSHITDFTNASRTLLFDIKAFHFDAELLKILNIPREILPQVQNSGSLFGKTYGAALGGAGLISGIPITGVMGDQQAALFGQGCYLPGTVKNTYGTGCFIVLNTGHKLIYSKNGLLTTLACDDQGKPVYALEGSIFIGGAVIQWLRDQLGAIKNSSETENAIKGILDTNGVYFVPAFVGLGAPYWNAQARGIIVGLTRGANRKHIIRAALESIAYQTKDVFDLMQNESGQTITEIKVDGGACRNNFLMQFQADILPCKVIRPKTIESTAQGVAHLAGVAVGLWKGKEDLKKLYVPEKVFCPKMKSAQRNQLYYGWQKAVRQTLSV; translated from the coding sequence ATGATAAAAAAATACATCCTTGCCATAGACCAGGGAACGACAGGCTCAAGAGCGTTTGTTTTTGATGTGAAGGGACGAATTATCGCGAACTCTTACAAAGAGTTCAAGCAGTTCTTCCCAAAGCCCGGCTGGGTGGAGCACGATGCGGATGAAATTTGGAATTCGTGCGCGGCCGTTATCAAGCAGGCTTTGAGAAAAGGAAACGTTAAGCCCCAGCAAATCCTTACCATCGGTATCACCAATCAAAGAGAAACAACGGTCATTTGGGACAGAAAAACTTCTAAACCTGTTTCGCGCGCTATCGTCTGGCAATGCCGGCGCACCGCGAAAACCTGTGAAGAACTTAAAGCAAAAGGCCTCCAGGATGTTTTCCGCAAGAAAACCGGGCTCGTCTTAGATCCTTATTTTTCCGGAACAAAAATAAAATGGCTTTTAGACAATGTTCCCGGGCTTCGCCGCCGCGCGCAAAACGGGGAAGTTTGCTTTGGAACTATCGATAGCTGGCTCATCTGGAAGCTCACCGGTGGAAAATCGCATATAACGGATTTTACCAACGCCTCTCGCACGCTTTTGTTCGACATTAAAGCATTTCATTTTGACGCCGAGCTTTTGAAAATTTTAAATATTCCCCGCGAGATATTGCCGCAAGTTCAAAATTCCGGTTCATTATTCGGAAAAACTTACGGCGCCGCTCTCGGCGGCGCCGGGCTCATCAGCGGAATTCCCATTACCGGTGTTATGGGCGACCAGCAAGCCGCGCTTTTCGGGCAAGGCTGTTATCTTCCCGGAACTGTCAAAAATACTTATGGAACGGGATGTTTTATCGTTTTAAACACCGGACACAAGTTGATCTATTCTAAGAACGGATTATTAACAACGCTTGCTTGCGACGATCAAGGAAAACCGGTTTACGCCTTGGAGGGCTCTATTTTTATCGGCGGCGCCGTTATTCAATGGTTACGCGATCAACTCGGCGCTATCAAAAACTCTTCCGAAACGGAAAATGCCATCAAAGGGATTTTGGATACCAACGGAGTTTATTTTGTCCCGGCTTTTGTTGGACTTGGCGCACCGTACTGGAACGCGCAAGCGCGTGGCATTATCGTCGGATTAACGCGCGGCGCGAACAGAAAACATATTATCCGCGCCGCGCTCGAATCCATCGCTTATCAAACCAAAGATGTCTTTGATCTGATGCAGAATGAATCCGGGCAAACGATCACGGAGATAAAAGTGGACGGCGGCGCGTGCCGAAATAACTTCCTTATGCAGTTTCAGGCGGATATCTTGCCCTGCAAAGTCATCCGGCCAAAAACCATCGAATCAACCGCGCAAGGCGTCGCGCACTTAGCCGGGGTCGCGGTCGGATTATGGAAAGGGAAAGAAGATTTAAAAAAACTTTATGTTCCCGAAAAAGTTTTTTGCCCTAAAATGAAGTCCGCACAAAGAAACCAACTCTATTACGGCTGGCAAAAGGCAGTCCGGCAAACGCTTAGCGTATGA
- the glpD gene encoding glycerol-3-phosphate dehydrogenase: MNENLSQQFNQEFDLLIIGGGINGAAIANMAAGCNLKVALIEKNDFAAGTSSKSTKLVHGGIRYLENLELDLVYESLHERFRQVQCAPHLVKPIPFLIPVYKNDARPLWMMKLGVFLYDALAGRFTLGKHKTLSVGETELLEPSLNKENLLGSVMYYDAQMDDARLCLENILEAKRKGAIVANYTEAAAFLKENDKIVGVRARNSFNHDSFDIRAKKIISATGPWSNSLIRLDKTHEKKRVRTTKGVHIVYKGKLVNTAILITSHSDKRIFFAIPFLNNTLIGTTDTDYIGNPDKVTVNEKDIAYLMNEAKRVLPGLEFKNENILTSFAGLRPLVRSGGVLPSKATRKHDIFTTPSGVTFVIGGKYTTYRAIAEDCLKRVLKIRSKEEFRVYGSGVVIEKPEEIAKKFRIELESAQALVNKYGTRYKDVLKLTETNSSLKERFCSCNPFIKAQVIYSIKNELAQTPEDIIERRLGLCFYQCATKDCEKFIHHFTHSNGRY; this comes from the coding sequence ATGAACGAAAATTTGAGCCAGCAATTTAATCAAGAATTTGACCTGCTTATTATCGGCGGCGGAATTAACGGCGCTGCCATCGCTAACATGGCCGCCGGCTGTAATCTTAAAGTCGCCTTAATAGAAAAAAATGATTTCGCCGCAGGGACATCCAGCAAATCCACCAAGCTTGTCCATGGTGGCATTCGCTATTTAGAAAATTTAGAACTCGACCTGGTTTATGAATCGCTTCATGAACGCTTTCGCCAAGTCCAATGCGCCCCGCATCTGGTTAAACCCATTCCTTTTTTAATTCCGGTTTACAAAAACGACGCGCGCCCTTTATGGATGATGAAGCTGGGCGTCTTTCTTTACGATGCTTTGGCCGGACGATTTACTCTGGGGAAACATAAAACGCTAAGCGTGGGAGAAACCGAACTTCTCGAACCATCTTTAAATAAGGAAAATCTTTTAGGTTCCGTTATGTATTATGACGCGCAAATGGATGATGCGCGCCTTTGCTTAGAAAATATCCTGGAAGCGAAACGCAAAGGCGCCATCGTTGCCAACTATACGGAAGCCGCCGCCTTTTTAAAAGAAAATGATAAAATCGTCGGGGTACGCGCGCGTAACAGCTTTAACCACGATTCATTTGATATTCGCGCTAAGAAAATTATTTCCGCAACGGGGCCTTGGTCTAACAGCCTCATCCGGCTCGACAAAACTCACGAAAAAAAACGCGTTCGAACGACTAAAGGCGTTCATATTGTTTACAAAGGAAAGCTTGTTAATACAGCTATCTTGATCACCTCGCACAGCGATAAAAGAATATTTTTCGCCATTCCGTTTTTGAACAACACATTAATAGGAACGACGGACACCGACTATATCGGTAATCCCGACAAGGTCACCGTTAACGAAAAAGACATTGCTTACCTGATGAACGAAGCCAAGAGAGTTCTTCCCGGCCTGGAGTTTAAAAATGAGAATATCCTAACATCATTTGCCGGCTTGCGGCCTTTGGTGCGTAGCGGCGGCGTGCTACCCTCAAAAGCAACGCGCAAACACGATATTTTCACAACACCGTCGGGCGTCACCTTTGTGATCGGCGGAAAATACACAACGTATCGCGCCATTGCCGAAGATTGCTTAAAGAGAGTTTTAAAAATTAGATCAAAAGAAGAATTTCGTGTTTACGGAAGCGGTGTTGTGATCGAAAAGCCGGAAGAGATCGCTAAAAAATTTCGCATTGAGCTTGAATCCGCTCAAGCCTTGGTCAATAAATACGGAACCCGCTATAAAGACGTTTTAAAATTGACCGAAACAAACTCATCGCTTAAGGAACGGTTTTGCAGCTGTAATCCGTTCATTAAAGCCCAGGTTATTTATTCGATCAAAAATGAATTAGCCCAAACGCCGGAAGACATTATTGAACGCCGGCTGGGATTATGTTTTTATCAATGCGCGACAAAAGATTGCGAAAAGTTCATTCATCATTTCACGCATTCCAACGGGCGCTACTAA
- a CDS encoding GIY-YIG nuclease family protein, which translates to MPKGMYNSHAKNKRVPKRISKYFVYIVECKGQTFYTGYTHNLEKRLKRHNNKTGSKYLRGKLPVRLVYAKKYRYYKSVLRAERDIKKLSRKQKEDLVKSYSKRKGKTNDARSKRSSVL; encoded by the coding sequence ATGCCCAAAGGGATGTATAATTCTCACGCGAAAAATAAAAGAGTCCCCAAGCGCATCAGCAAATATTTTGTTTACATTGTTGAGTGCAAAGGCCAAACCTTTTATACCGGCTACACGCACAATTTAGAAAAACGCCTTAAACGCCACAACAACAAAACGGGGTCAAAATACTTAAGAGGGAAGCTTCCGGTCCGATTGGTATACGCGAAAAAATACCGGTACTACAAAAGTGTTTTACGCGCCGAGCGCGATATAAAGAAATTATCACGCAAACAAAAAGAAGATCTTGTAAAAAGTTATTCTAAAAGAAAGGGAAAGACCAATGACGCCAGATCTAAAAGATCATCCGTTCTTTAA
- a CDS encoding cyclic nucleotide-binding domain-containing protein → MTPDLKDHPFFKGLKPEYLDLIAGYTAYDSFKPGEYIFKEGDAAAKFYIVSTGKVNVEVRVPDSHPFAIQTLKDGDILGWSWFIAPNQWRFSAHAIEKTELIVINGKALKDACEKNHDLGYEIYKRLADVFVQRLEATRHQLLEMYTHR, encoded by the coding sequence ATGACGCCAGATCTAAAAGATCATCCGTTCTTTAAAGGATTAAAACCGGAATATTTAGACCTTATTGCGGGATACACGGCTTACGATTCTTTTAAGCCCGGCGAATATATTTTTAAGGAAGGCGACGCGGCGGCAAAATTTTATATTGTCTCAACCGGAAAAGTGAACGTCGAAGTCCGCGTTCCCGACAGCCACCCTTTTGCTATTCAAACATTAAAAGATGGAGATATCTTAGGCTGGTCTTGGTTCATTGCCCCTAACCAGTGGCGGTTTAGCGCGCACGCGATTGAAAAAACCGAACTGATCGTTATAAACGGTAAAGCCCTCAAAGATGCCTGTGAAAAAAATCATGACCTAGGTTATGAAATATACAAACGCTTGGCCGATGTTTTTGTCCAGCGTTTAGAAGCAACGCGTCATCAGTTGCTTGAAATGTATACGCACCGATAG